A genome region from Bufo gargarizans isolate SCDJY-AF-19 chromosome 2, ASM1485885v1, whole genome shotgun sequence includes the following:
- the HES3 gene encoding transcription factor HES-3, with protein sequence MVTHPESREHSSLRKVSKPLMEKKRRARINVSLEQLKTLLEKNYSQNIRKRKLEKADILELTVKYLKTLQNSIQAGSPVFSSEYQAGFRNCLSSVSQFLLKSEECGGHMGQLSLVKDQPLVLQMTCFSTKDSNHISNSASPTRFISHQKTPANVAYTRLWSHQPKKVKSPCLEPSPLPGSTEQPALSITHSPVILNPSGSRCPVQNVWRPW encoded by the exons ATGGTGACCCATCCCGAGTCCAGGGAGCACAGCAGCCTCAGGAAG GTCTCCAAACCATTGATGGAGAAAAAGAGAAGAGCCAGGATCAATGTGTCCCTGGAACAGCTCAAAACCCTTTTGGAAAAGAATTACTCCCAGAAT ATTAGAAAACGCAAGTTAGAAAAAGCAGACATTCTAGAACTTACTGTGAAATACCTGAAAACCCTGCAGAACTCTATACAAG CAGGTTCTCCAGTCTTCAGTTCAGAATATCAAGCTGGATTCAGAAACTGTCTGAGCAGTGTGAGCCAGTTCCTGCTAAAGTCTGAGGAGTGTGGTGGACACATGGGACAACTCTCCCTGGTGAAGGACCAGCCCCTGGTCTTGCAGATGACTTGTTTCAGCACCAAGGACAGCAACCACATTTCCAACTCTGCCTCTCCTACTAGATTCATCTCCCACCAGAAGACCCCTGCAAATGTGGCATACACAAGGTTATGGAGTCATCAGCCCAAAAAAGTCAAGTCCCCATGTCTTGAGCCATCACCTCTCCCAGGCAGCACTGAGCAGCCAGCACTGTCCATAACCCATAGTCCTGTTATTCTGAACCCCAGTGGCAGCAGATGTCCAGTGCAGAATGTGTGGAGACCCTGGTGA